A region from the Schistocerca serialis cubense isolate TAMUIC-IGC-003099 chromosome 1, iqSchSeri2.2, whole genome shotgun sequence genome encodes:
- the LOC126455304 gene encoding uncharacterized protein LOC126455304: MQVTSKHGGGSVMVWGLMSSRGVGEPRKGRETTVEERRLIMQLHSGGKSYAEVGKVTNRSRKTVFSIVQIWKEEKTLVNRPRQGRPQKLTNKDNKKIFRTVKNDPRTTAPAIAAELAEGVDAEFSCRAVRRCLNSAGYNIRVPRRKPFVSKCNAKKRMVFAEEIVGNDVTFWDKILRNDECKFTLSHWTAAV; the protein is encoded by the coding sequence ATGCAAGTAACCAGCAAACATGGAGGCggcagtgtgatggtgtggggactCATGTCTTCCAGAGGTGTTGGCGAGCCCCGTAAAGGTAGGGAAACGACAGTGGAAGAGCGAAGGCTTATTATGCAGCTGCATAGTGGTGGAAAATCATATGCAGAAGTAGGCAAGGTCACCAACCGAAGCcgaaaaactgtatttagtatcGTCCAGAtatggaaagaagaaaaaactctCGTCAATCGCCCACGACAGGGGCGTCCTCAGAAACTCACGAACAAAGACAACAAGAAGATATTTCGAACGGTGAAAAACGATCCCCGGACAACGGCCCCTGCTATAGCTGCAGAACTGGCAGAAGGCGTTGACGCCGAATTTAGTTGCAGAGCAGTGCGCAGATGCCTGAACAGTGCTGGGTACAATATCAGAGTGCCAAGGCGCAAACCGTTCGTCAGTAAGTGTAACGCAAAAAAGCGGATGGTATTTGCAGAAGAAATTGTCGGCAACGATGTGACCTTCTGGGACAAGATTCTGCGGAATGATGAATGCAAATTTACTCTGAGCCACTGGACGGCCGCTGTTTAG